Proteins from a genomic interval of Phlebotomus papatasi isolate M1 chromosome 3, Ppap_2.1, whole genome shotgun sequence:
- the LOC129806847 gene encoding mucin-2 isoform X1, producing the protein MSCKVLFISHSYRSSLSDGSNNKTDSRVFLTLKARADIPDTHETYPDIEHSPSSDYPTLSPSNPKIFPAQRVTLLSGDESEVQEHSEEPDTVVITITQNITRDTNIDTSTPLARETGEGILVPINKTESGTRATTLVPRKKNILDYVYSDIQPQSFRPPPEVAYLNEKNEPSFVELTTESTTTTTTTTTTQKPIVEAKIHPVPLFFRNRENSPLELIIPTTTPSPYNWDHVTRLSSATTTLERIVETSPLPRRRFFSTPPSATEGILRVGQRGTFPVDFFVNRTQTPFTTPRNLFFKEVLNKTLDSGATSGRPIVSPYKSLETLLTTDSTLRGGTSSLKPVVRNQPTNAPTFRSHFLITAPPRNITSTESTTEVTTESTTTSTTTTSTTTSTTTSTTTESTTTSTQAPIEETTVAEEEPPATDPSEVVEDLTSPIISRSRNRGTTKSHTTRGRIKGSYVYTTANTLDVDPTTYAPKLRFIPLTQEPRPETTTSPGSSRKRVIKMRVPQKRLRNRLTTFQDRSFREGSVNRDRQQEVIPLEKLFSKVQSTSEKYEKNTTKLDSEDSTVSPTDSKVIEITDRPVYFAHYKRLSDKPKKHYLENYEFIRPDDDLTRQANREKFRATVEMPEFNVPTESERASFRDNVEAENEEEDEDEDDEEFEDEEIPDEVDDILLYQDQDNPLLYEYPVDTEIPSVVETTTSTTRRTTTTTTTTPTTTTTTTTPPPTTTTEAITTTKTTTKPPQSTTTRTLIPPRASRVNNAIKTTIAASLPRRIASPAASLKCTDNSPNAKCNEIPSRTNNPTRGRGSSHYSTSGDQHSTVTSNRGTHPPRARPTLKPSQTIVSKAQEYIDIYRFPPWRPDPVYPQPTPDKTAAKCRKDVCLLPDCFCGGKDIPGDMPVEHVPQIVLLTFDDSVNDLNKQLYMDLFEKGRVNPNGCPITATFYVSHEWTDYSQVQNLYADGHEMASHTVSHSFGEQFSQKKWTREVAGQREILAAYGGVKLEDVRGMRAPFLSIGGNKMFKMLYDSNFTYDSSMPVYENRPPSWPYTLDYKIFHDCMIPPCPTKSYPGVWEVPMVMWQDLNGGRCSMGDACANPPDAEGVVKMLMKNFERHYTTNRAPFGLYYHAAWFTQPHHKEGFIAFLDAINAMKDVWIVTNWQALQWVRDPTPISRLNSFQPFQCNYAGRPKRCNNPKVCNLWHKSGVRYMRTCQPCPDIYPWTGKSGIRSSRVDNDIEE; encoded by the exons ATGAGTTGTAAAGTCCTGTTTATTTCCCATTCCTACAGATCATCACTGTCGGATGGTAGCAACAATAAGACGGATAGTAGAGTATTTTTAACACTGAAGGCACGCGCCGATATCCCTGACACACACGAGACATACCCTGACATTGAACATTCCCCATCCAGTGATTACCCTACCCTATCCCCatcaaatcccaaaatattcCCCGCCCAGAGAGTCACACTGTTGAGTGGGGATGAAAGTGAGGTGCAGGAACACAGTGAGGAACCAGATACTGTTGTCATCACTATTACCCAGAATATTACTAGAGACACTAATATAGATACAAGCACGCCACTGGCACGGGAAACTGGGGAAGGTATCCTAGTCCCCATCAATAAGACTGAATCTGGGACTAGGGCTACCACACTGGTGCCAAGGAAAAAGAACATTCTCGATTATGTATACTCTGACATTCAGCCACAGAGCTTCAGGCCACCCCCTGAAGTGGCATAtcttaatgaaaaaaatgaaccaAGTTTTGTAGAACTTACTACGGAATCAaccacaacaacaacaacaacaaccacAACTCAAAAACCAATAGTTGAGGCCAAAATCCATCCAGTTCCTCTATTCTTTCGCAATCGAGAGAATTCCCCTTTGGAACTTATTATACCCACAACAACACCTTCACCTTACAACTGGGATCATGTAACCAGGTTGTCGTCAGCAACAACAACACTTGAGAGAATTGTGGAAACTAGTCCTCTGCCTCGCAGGAGATTTTTCAGTACACCTCCATCAGCAACAGAGGGTATCCTTAGGGTGGGTCAGAGAGGTACATTCCCAGTGGATTTCTTTGTCAATAGAACACAAACCCCTTTTACAACgccaagaaatttatttttcaaagaagTCCTCAATAAGACACTCGATTCAGGTGCCACAAGTGGTCGTCCAATTGTCTCCCCGTACAAGAGTTTAGAGACTCTACTCACAACAGACAGTACCCTTCGGGGAGGAACCTCCTCCCTGAAACCCGTGGTGAGAAATCAACCCACGAATGCACCAACATTTCGCAGTCATTTCCTCATCACGGCACCCCCAAGGAACATTACAAGCACTGAGAGCACGACTGAGGTCACAACAGAAAGCACTACAACGAGCACTACTACAACGAGCACTACAACCAGCACAACAACGAGCACTACAACAGAGAGCACTACAACAAGCACACAGGCGCCCATTGAAGAGACAACTGTCGCTGAGGAAGAACCTCCAGCGACAGATCCGAGTGAGGTAGTAGAGGATCTTACCTCACCCATAATTTCTAGGTCTAGGAATAGAGGTACAACTAAGTCTCACACAACCCGAGGACGAATTAAGGGATCTTACGTCTACACAACTGCCAATACTCTAGATGTGGATCCAACGACTTATGCCCCGAAACTGAGGTTCATTCCTCTGACCCAGGAGCCCAGGCCTGAAACTACAACATCACCAGGAAGTAGTCGGAAGAGAGTGATCAAAATGAGAGTGCCTCAGAAGAGACTCCGCAATAGATTGACAACATTCCAGGATAGATCCTTCCGTGAAGGTTCAGTTAATAGGGATAGACAACAAGAAGTTATCCCTCTAGAGAAACTATTTTCCAAAGTACAGAGTACCAGTGAAAAATATGAGAAGAATACTACCAAATTGGACAGTGAAGATTCAACTGTCTCACCAACAGATTCAAAGGTTATTGAGATAACTGATCGCCCAGTTTATTTCGCGCACTACAAACGCCTTTCAGATAAACCAAAGAAACATTATCTGGAGAACTATGAGTTCATCCGGCCGGACGATGACCTAACCAGGCAGGCCAATCGTGAAAAATTCCGTGCCACAGTAGAGATGCCAGAATTTAATGTACCCACCGAATCTGAAAGGGCATCCTTCCGCGACAATGTCGAGGctgaaaatgaagaagaagatgaGGATGAAGATGATGAAGAATTTGAAGATGAAGAAATCCCAGATGAAGTTGATGATATCCTTTTGTATCAAGACCAAGACAATCCCCTCCTTTATGAGTACCCAGTGGATACAGAGATTCCCAGTGTTGTGGAAACCACAACATCAACCACCCGTCGTACGACAACAACGACAACTACAACCCCTACGACAACGACAACGACTACCACGCCACCTCCGACGACAACCACGGAAGCAATAACGACGACAAAGACCACAACTAAACCCCCACAAAGTACAACAACAAGAACGCTAATCCCGCCACGCGCCTCCCGGGTAAACAATGCCATCAAGACAACCATTGCAGCCTCGCTGCCGCGAAGGATAGCGTCTCCGGCCGCCTCCCTGAAATGTACAGACAATTCGCCAAATGCCAAGTGCAACGAAATTCCTTCGAG AACCAATAACCCAACAAGGGGTCGAGGAAGTTCACACTACTCAACCAGCGGCGATCAACATTCAACGGTGACATCAAATCGCGGAACGCATCCTCC ACGTGCCCGGCCTACACTCAAACCTTCCCAGACCATTGTCTCAAAGGCTCAGGAGTACATCGACATCTACCGCTTCCCACCATGGCGTCCAGACCCAGTCTATCCACAACCAACTCCTGACAAGACTGCCGCCAAGTGTCGCAAAGATGTCTGTCTCCTGCCTGACTGTTTCTGCGGAGGAAAGGATATTCCAG GTGATATGCCAGTGGAGCATGTACCACAGATTGTGTTGCTAACATTCGATGACTCAGTGAATGACCTCAACAAGCAACTCTATATGGATCTGTTCGAGAAGGGACGCGTTAATCCCAATGGATGCCCCATTACGGCTACCTTTTACGTGTCGCACGAATGGACAGACTACAGCCAGGTGCAGAATCTCTATGCTGATGGACATGAAATGGCATCCCATACAGTCTC GCACAGCTTTGGGGAACAATTCAGCCAGAAGAAATGGACACGAGAAGTGGCTGGACAGCGTGAGATTCTCGCAGCCTATGGTGGAGTGAAGCTGGAAGATGTCCGTGGTATGCGAGCACCGTTCTTGTCAATTGGCGGCAACAAAATGTTCAAAATGCTCTACGACTCTAACTTCACCTACGACTCCTCTATGCCCGTTTACGAAAACCGACCACCTAGCTGGCCCTATACACTCGACTACAAAATCTTCCATGACTGCATGATCCCACCCTGTCCCACCAAGAGCTACCCAGGTGTCTGGGAAGTGCCCATGGTGATGTGGCAGGATCTCAATGGTGGTAGATGCTCAATGGGAGACGCTTGTGCCAATCCACCTGATGCTGAGGGTGTGGTTAAGATGCTGATGAAGAACTTTGAGCGACATTACACAACAAATAGGGCTCCATTTGGACTCTACTACCATGCGGCGTGGTTCACACAGCCACACCACAAGGAAGGCTTCATTGCCTTCCTGGACGCCATCAATGCCATGAAGGATGTGTGGATCGTTACCAACTGGCAGGCACTCCAGTGGGTGCGTGATCCAACGCCCATCTCACGACTCAACTCCTTCCAACCTTTCCAGTGCAATTATGCA GGTCGTCCTAAACGCTGCAACAACCCAAAAGTGTGCAATCTGTGGCACAAATCCGGCGTGAGATACATGCGAACGTGCCAGCCATGTCCTGACATCTACCCATGGACCGGAAAATCCGGAATTCGATCATCCCGGGTGGACAATGACATCGAGGAGTGA
- the LOC129806847 gene encoding uncharacterized protein LOC129806847 isoform X3, with protein sequence MKVFQTGAMGIPAGIFWILALMLIFNEDSLKVHSQRQSARSSGPTARAFGVNPKQSSSTSTVDFDCPEEFGYYPHPTDCTQYYVCVFGSALLESCTGGLMYSHELQTCDWPRNVGCDAAEAAAPVTPATRQQQAQVTRVPQIQQVQPQKIRFTSVPSVIAGPSSAAQIQAIPPPPELRVAPNPVITSRGQPKQVSLQEDIAQLYADAHDTLPPAEEEESDRQQRVYRGQPSTVGQVQRDRDGILQQSSVNAIPSHGKVGSFAFGSQVNQYRVESSSPASNSYVQPQKVNAQNTRNYYNTTQGQYDQYDPYAYVYDEDVELYRDVDYGQQYNGNNNQKPQHQSTYRPPIITSPTPATVSPTPTHSSTYAPVQAHRDAYVHQQPQQYERPAQVYTTDYEDDDVLLSQLEQEGLTPYNQGTRQGLRTNNPTRGRGSSHYSTSGDQHSTVTSNRGTHPPRARPTLKPSQTIVSKAQEYIDIYRFPPWRPDPVYPQPTPDKTAAKCRKDVCLLPDCFCGGKDIPGDMPVEHVPQIVLLTFDDSVNDLNKQLYMDLFEKGRVNPNGCPITATFYVSHEWTDYSQVQNLYADGHEMASHTVSHSFGEQFSQKKWTREVAGQREILAAYGGVKLEDVRGMRAPFLSIGGNKMFKMLYDSNFTYDSSMPVYENRPPSWPYTLDYKIFHDCMIPPCPTKSYPGVWEVPMVMWQDLNGGRCSMGDACANPPDAEGVVKMLMKNFERHYTTNRAPFGLYYHAAWFTQPHHKEGFIAFLDAINAMKDVWIVTNWQALQWVRDPTPISRLNSFQPFQCNYAGRPKRCNNPKVCNLWHKSGVRYMRTCQPCPDIYPWTGKSGIRSSRVDNDIEE encoded by the exons ATTCACTTAAAGTCCATTCACAACGTCAATCGGCACGTTCTTCAGGACCAACAGCACGTGCCTTTGGGGTGAATCCCAAACAGAGCTCATCCACATCCACTGTGGATTTTGACTGTCCTGAAGAGTTTGGCTATTATCCCCATCCCACCGATTGCACGCAGTACTATGTCTGCGTCTTCGGCAGCGCCCTCCTCGAGAGCTGCACCGGGGGCCTCATGTACAGCCACGAGCTGCAAACATGCGACTGGCCACGGAATGTCGGCTGTGATGCCGCCGAAGCTGCAGCCCCAGTGACTCCTGCCACGCGACAGCAACAGGCTCAGGTGACCCGAGTGCCCCAGATTCAGCAGGTGCAGCCTCAGAAGATTCGTTTCACATCTGTTCCATCTGTGATTGCGGGCCCTTCGTCGGCTGCCCAGATTCAGGCCATCCCACCACCACCAGAGCTAAGGGTCGCACCCAATCCCGTCATCACGTCTCGTGGTCAACCCAAACAAGTCTCCCTCCAGGAGGACATTGCCCAG CTCTACGCTGATGCCCACGATACCCTACCACCGGCTGAGGAAGAGGAATCAGATAGGCAACAGAGAGTATACCGAGGTCAGCCTAGCACCGTGGGTCAGGTGCAGAGGGATCGCGACGGTATCCTGCAGCAATCGAGCGTGAATGCCATCCCGAGCCATGGAAAAGTTGGCTCCTTTGCATTTGGTTCTCAGGTCAATCAGTACAG AGTGGAATCTTCATCACCGGCGTCCAATTCGTACGTCCAGCCGCAGAAGGTTAATGCTCAAAATACGAGAAATTACTACAACACCACGCAAGGGCAGTATGATCAGTATGATCCCTATGCCTATGTTTACGACGAAGATGTAGAACTCTACAGAGATGTTG ATTACGGTCAACAGTACAACGGAAATAACAACCAGAAACCTCAGCATCAGTCTACCTATCGCCCGCCGATCATTACAAGTCCAACTCCCGCAACAGTGTCCCCTACACCAACGCATTCATCTACCTACGCTCCCGTACAGGCGCACCGTGACGCCTACGTTCACCAACAGCCGCAACAGTATGAACGCCCTGCTCAAGTCTACACCACCGACTATGAGGATGACGATGTCCTCCTCTCTCAG CTCGAACAGGAGGGACTTACACCGTACAACCAAGGAACACGACAAGGACTCAG AACCAATAACCCAACAAGGGGTCGAGGAAGTTCACACTACTCAACCAGCGGCGATCAACATTCAACGGTGACATCAAATCGCGGAACGCATCCTCC ACGTGCCCGGCCTACACTCAAACCTTCCCAGACCATTGTCTCAAAGGCTCAGGAGTACATCGACATCTACCGCTTCCCACCATGGCGTCCAGACCCAGTCTATCCACAACCAACTCCTGACAAGACTGCCGCCAAGTGTCGCAAAGATGTCTGTCTCCTGCCTGACTGTTTCTGCGGAGGAAAGGATATTCCAG GTGATATGCCAGTGGAGCATGTACCACAGATTGTGTTGCTAACATTCGATGACTCAGTGAATGACCTCAACAAGCAACTCTATATGGATCTGTTCGAGAAGGGACGCGTTAATCCCAATGGATGCCCCATTACGGCTACCTTTTACGTGTCGCACGAATGGACAGACTACAGCCAGGTGCAGAATCTCTATGCTGATGGACATGAAATGGCATCCCATACAGTCTC GCACAGCTTTGGGGAACAATTCAGCCAGAAGAAATGGACACGAGAAGTGGCTGGACAGCGTGAGATTCTCGCAGCCTATGGTGGAGTGAAGCTGGAAGATGTCCGTGGTATGCGAGCACCGTTCTTGTCAATTGGCGGCAACAAAATGTTCAAAATGCTCTACGACTCTAACTTCACCTACGACTCCTCTATGCCCGTTTACGAAAACCGACCACCTAGCTGGCCCTATACACTCGACTACAAAATCTTCCATGACTGCATGATCCCACCCTGTCCCACCAAGAGCTACCCAGGTGTCTGGGAAGTGCCCATGGTGATGTGGCAGGATCTCAATGGTGGTAGATGCTCAATGGGAGACGCTTGTGCCAATCCACCTGATGCTGAGGGTGTGGTTAAGATGCTGATGAAGAACTTTGAGCGACATTACACAACAAATAGGGCTCCATTTGGACTCTACTACCATGCGGCGTGGTTCACACAGCCACACCACAAGGAAGGCTTCATTGCCTTCCTGGACGCCATCAATGCCATGAAGGATGTGTGGATCGTTACCAACTGGCAGGCACTCCAGTGGGTGCGTGATCCAACGCCCATCTCACGACTCAACTCCTTCCAACCTTTCCAGTGCAATTATGCA GGTCGTCCTAAACGCTGCAACAACCCAAAAGTGTGCAATCTGTGGCACAAATCCGGCGTGAGATACATGCGAACGTGCCAGCCATGTCCTGACATCTACCCATGGACCGGAAAATCCGGAATTCGATCATCCCGGGTGGACAATGACATCGAGGAGTGA
- the LOC129806847 gene encoding uncharacterized protein LOC129806847 isoform X2 — MKVFQTGAMGIPAGIFWILALMLIFNEDSLKVHSQRQSARSSGPTARAFGVNPKQSSSTSTVDFDCPEEFGYYPHPTDCTQYYVCVFGSALLESCTGGLMYSHELQTCDWPRNVGCDAAEAAAPVTPATRQQQAQVTRVPQIQQVQPQKIRFTSVPSVIAGPSSAAQIQAIPPPPELRVAPNPVITSRGQPKQVSLQEDIAQLYADAHDTLPPAEEEESDRQQRVYRGQPSTVGQVQRDRDGILQQSSVNAIPSHGKVGSFAFGSQVNQYRVESSSPASNSYVQPQKVNAQNTRNYYNTTQGQYDQYDPYAYVYDEDVELYRDVDYGQQYNGNNNQKPQHQSTYRPPIITSPTPATVSPTPTHSSTYAPVQAHRDAYVHQQPQQYERPAQVYTTDYEDDDVLLSQLEQEGLTPYNQGTRQGLRGDRNELNSITERPVISTTLRTATSPKYPSITTTTHKKVTSPATYSHSAATTRTNNPTRGRGSSHYSTSGDQHSTVTSNRGTHPPRARPTLKPSQTIVSKAQEYIDIYRFPPWRPDPVYPQPTPDKTAAKCRKDVCLLPDCFCGGKDIPGDMPVEHVPQIVLLTFDDSVNDLNKQLYMDLFEKGRVNPNGCPITATFYVSHEWTDYSQVQNLYADGHEMASHTVSHSFGEQFSQKKWTREVAGQREILAAYGGVKLEDVRGMRAPFLSIGGNKMFKMLYDSNFTYDSSMPVYENRPPSWPYTLDYKIFHDCMIPPCPTKSYPGVWEVPMVMWQDLNGGRCSMGDACANPPDAEGVVKMLMKNFERHYTTNRAPFGLYYHAAWFTQPHHKEGFIAFLDAINAMKDVWIVTNWQALQWVRDPTPISRLNSFQPFQCNYAGRPKRCNNPKVCNLWHKSGVRYMRTCQPCPDIYPWTGKSGIRSSRVDNDIEE; from the exons ATTCACTTAAAGTCCATTCACAACGTCAATCGGCACGTTCTTCAGGACCAACAGCACGTGCCTTTGGGGTGAATCCCAAACAGAGCTCATCCACATCCACTGTGGATTTTGACTGTCCTGAAGAGTTTGGCTATTATCCCCATCCCACCGATTGCACGCAGTACTATGTCTGCGTCTTCGGCAGCGCCCTCCTCGAGAGCTGCACCGGGGGCCTCATGTACAGCCACGAGCTGCAAACATGCGACTGGCCACGGAATGTCGGCTGTGATGCCGCCGAAGCTGCAGCCCCAGTGACTCCTGCCACGCGACAGCAACAGGCTCAGGTGACCCGAGTGCCCCAGATTCAGCAGGTGCAGCCTCAGAAGATTCGTTTCACATCTGTTCCATCTGTGATTGCGGGCCCTTCGTCGGCTGCCCAGATTCAGGCCATCCCACCACCACCAGAGCTAAGGGTCGCACCCAATCCCGTCATCACGTCTCGTGGTCAACCCAAACAAGTCTCCCTCCAGGAGGACATTGCCCAG CTCTACGCTGATGCCCACGATACCCTACCACCGGCTGAGGAAGAGGAATCAGATAGGCAACAGAGAGTATACCGAGGTCAGCCTAGCACCGTGGGTCAGGTGCAGAGGGATCGCGACGGTATCCTGCAGCAATCGAGCGTGAATGCCATCCCGAGCCATGGAAAAGTTGGCTCCTTTGCATTTGGTTCTCAGGTCAATCAGTACAG AGTGGAATCTTCATCACCGGCGTCCAATTCGTACGTCCAGCCGCAGAAGGTTAATGCTCAAAATACGAGAAATTACTACAACACCACGCAAGGGCAGTATGATCAGTATGATCCCTATGCCTATGTTTACGACGAAGATGTAGAACTCTACAGAGATGTTG ATTACGGTCAACAGTACAACGGAAATAACAACCAGAAACCTCAGCATCAGTCTACCTATCGCCCGCCGATCATTACAAGTCCAACTCCCGCAACAGTGTCCCCTACACCAACGCATTCATCTACCTACGCTCCCGTACAGGCGCACCGTGACGCCTACGTTCACCAACAGCCGCAACAGTATGAACGCCCTGCTCAAGTCTACACCACCGACTATGAGGATGACGATGTCCTCCTCTCTCAG CTCGAACAGGAGGGACTTACACCGTACAACCAAGGAACACGACAAGGACTCAG GGGAGACAGAAATGAGTTAAATTCCATAACCGAACGTCCCGTGATCTCAACAACACTCCGGACGGCCACAAGCCCCAAATATCCTTCGATCACCACAACCACCCACAAAAAAGTCACATCGCCGGCAACCTATTCCCACTCAGCGGCCACCACAAG AACCAATAACCCAACAAGGGGTCGAGGAAGTTCACACTACTCAACCAGCGGCGATCAACATTCAACGGTGACATCAAATCGCGGAACGCATCCTCC ACGTGCCCGGCCTACACTCAAACCTTCCCAGACCATTGTCTCAAAGGCTCAGGAGTACATCGACATCTACCGCTTCCCACCATGGCGTCCAGACCCAGTCTATCCACAACCAACTCCTGACAAGACTGCCGCCAAGTGTCGCAAAGATGTCTGTCTCCTGCCTGACTGTTTCTGCGGAGGAAAGGATATTCCAG GTGATATGCCAGTGGAGCATGTACCACAGATTGTGTTGCTAACATTCGATGACTCAGTGAATGACCTCAACAAGCAACTCTATATGGATCTGTTCGAGAAGGGACGCGTTAATCCCAATGGATGCCCCATTACGGCTACCTTTTACGTGTCGCACGAATGGACAGACTACAGCCAGGTGCAGAATCTCTATGCTGATGGACATGAAATGGCATCCCATACAGTCTC GCACAGCTTTGGGGAACAATTCAGCCAGAAGAAATGGACACGAGAAGTGGCTGGACAGCGTGAGATTCTCGCAGCCTATGGTGGAGTGAAGCTGGAAGATGTCCGTGGTATGCGAGCACCGTTCTTGTCAATTGGCGGCAACAAAATGTTCAAAATGCTCTACGACTCTAACTTCACCTACGACTCCTCTATGCCCGTTTACGAAAACCGACCACCTAGCTGGCCCTATACACTCGACTACAAAATCTTCCATGACTGCATGATCCCACCCTGTCCCACCAAGAGCTACCCAGGTGTCTGGGAAGTGCCCATGGTGATGTGGCAGGATCTCAATGGTGGTAGATGCTCAATGGGAGACGCTTGTGCCAATCCACCTGATGCTGAGGGTGTGGTTAAGATGCTGATGAAGAACTTTGAGCGACATTACACAACAAATAGGGCTCCATTTGGACTCTACTACCATGCGGCGTGGTTCACACAGCCACACCACAAGGAAGGCTTCATTGCCTTCCTGGACGCCATCAATGCCATGAAGGATGTGTGGATCGTTACCAACTGGCAGGCACTCCAGTGGGTGCGTGATCCAACGCCCATCTCACGACTCAACTCCTTCCAACCTTTCCAGTGCAATTATGCA GGTCGTCCTAAACGCTGCAACAACCCAAAAGTGTGCAATCTGTGGCACAAATCCGGCGTGAGATACATGCGAACGTGCCAGCCATGTCCTGACATCTACCCATGGACCGGAAAATCCGGAATTCGATCATCCCGGGTGGACAATGACATCGAGGAGTGA